One genomic region from Sphingobacterium multivorum encodes:
- a CDS encoding GtrA family protein, with protein sequence MSSKVITFLKAQLSAFLGGLFDFGVYSACYKLLHISAPFSNAISGSLGAVVNFLINRYWSFGSTQKSVGSQLWKFVIVVCGSITLKSTGIHFLVDVYHVNFLFSKLVVELLVSLGFNYTLQRFWVFKAEEKS encoded by the coding sequence ATGTCTTCAAAAGTTATTACTTTTTTAAAAGCTCAACTTTCCGCCTTTTTAGGCGGATTGTTTGATTTTGGAGTATACTCTGCTTGTTATAAGCTACTTCATATCAGTGCTCCTTTTTCTAATGCGATTAGTGGTAGCCTTGGTGCTGTTGTTAATTTTTTGATCAATCGATACTGGTCCTTTGGTAGCACGCAAAAGTCCGTGGGAAGTCAGTTATGGAAATTTGTGATTGTCGTCTGTGGTAGTATTACATTGAAGTCTACAGGAATTCATTTTCTGGTCGATGTATATCATGTAAACTTTTTGTTTTCGAAACTAGTTGTTGAGTTGCTTGTTTCTTTGGGTTTCAACTATACGCTTCAGCGTTTTTGGGTTTTTAAAGCTGAAGAGAAATCGTAA
- a CDS encoding AraC family transcriptional regulator, whose product MENRTLIHTLPFSRKGELSTLVENRRAFTLDSLELNIYETYRISQHVPLCFDDLVMINMIQGKKIMHLENVKAFDYLPGQMMVLPASVAMHIDFPEATLDQPTQCTALTIHREKIAAVLDYLNEFYPKEHVNQWRLDPEFFHLYNSTELADLVNKLFQIIISENPLKDVLADLTFKELTIRLLQSQSMMALKIGKSPNKVLLHVQEFIQKHITEKISIGLLERTAHMSKASLTRMFNRELGLSPMEYVIQQRIEKAKKMLLLTRNVKESCYGAGFNDVNYFVRLFKSRVGMTPGAFVLAR is encoded by the coding sequence ATGGAAAATAGGACGCTGATTCATACATTGCCATTTTCGCGGAAGGGGGAGCTCAGCACATTAGTGGAGAACCGACGCGCATTTACGTTAGATAGCTTGGAGCTTAATATCTACGAAACATATCGGATATCGCAGCATGTGCCTTTATGTTTTGATGATTTGGTTATGATTAATATGATCCAGGGTAAAAAGATCATGCATTTGGAGAATGTAAAGGCTTTTGACTATCTGCCCGGTCAGATGATGGTGTTACCTGCATCGGTGGCTATGCATATTGATTTTCCAGAAGCGACCCTCGACCAGCCCACGCAGTGTACCGCTTTAACAATTCATAGAGAGAAGATAGCAGCAGTCTTGGACTATCTAAATGAGTTTTATCCAAAAGAACATGTCAATCAATGGCGGCTTGATCCGGAGTTTTTTCACCTGTACAATTCGACTGAGCTTGCCGATCTGGTGAACAAGTTGTTTCAGATCATTATTAGTGAAAATCCGTTGAAAGATGTGCTTGCAGATCTGACCTTTAAAGAGCTTACGATTCGGCTACTTCAGTCACAGTCGATGATGGCGTTAAAAATTGGGAAGTCGCCCAACAAAGTACTGTTACACGTGCAGGAATTTATTCAGAAACATATTACCGAGAAAATTTCAATTGGTCTATTGGAGCGGACTGCTCACATGAGCAAAGCGAGCCTTACGCGGATGTTTAACCGTGAACTTGGACTAAGTCCAATGGAGTACGTGATCCAACAGCGTATCGAGAAGGCAAAAAAGATGCTTTTACTCACCCGTAATGTAAAGGAGTCGTGCTATGGGGCTGGATTTAATGATGTCAACTACTTTGTTCGGCTTTTTAAAAGCAGGGTAGGCATGACGCCAGGCGCATTTGTCCTGGCGCGTTAA
- a CDS encoding protein-L-isoaspartate(D-aspartate) O-methyltransferase translates to MAYKFIDNYREKGARKKLVEHLKSRGIADQKVLDAIGKVPRHYFFDETFWNQAYRDIAFPIGDGQTISQPYTVAYQSELLHVKKGDKVLEIGTGSGYQTCILLELGAEVYTIERQENLYQRTIQVLPYMGYKPNFFLGDGSKGIEEHAPYDKIIVTAGAPFVPEVMLKQLKMGGIFVIPVGDEKSQKMMTIIRVGENDFDRIELDTFRFVPLVGDQAW, encoded by the coding sequence ATGGCGTACAAGTTTATTGATAATTATCGGGAGAAAGGTGCTCGTAAGAAATTGGTTGAACATCTAAAAAGCCGGGGCATTGCGGACCAGAAAGTATTAGATGCGATTGGCAAGGTACCACGTCACTATTTTTTTGATGAAACATTCTGGAATCAGGCCTATCGGGATATTGCTTTTCCAATCGGTGACGGACAAACAATCTCACAGCCTTATACCGTCGCCTATCAGTCGGAACTGCTCCACGTGAAAAAGGGAGATAAAGTACTGGAAATTGGTACGGGATCGGGGTACCAAACCTGTATCTTGTTGGAACTTGGCGCAGAGGTGTATACTATCGAGCGTCAGGAAAACCTATATCAACGAACCATTCAAGTGTTGCCCTACATGGGCTATAAACCAAATTTCTTTTTAGGTGATGGCTCTAAGGGAATCGAAGAGCACGCCCCTTATGACAAGATTATTGTCACTGCAGGTGCGCCTTTCGTGCCAGAGGTTATGTTAAAGCAGTTGAAAATGGGCGGAATTTTTGTGATCCCTGTAGGAGACGAAAAATCGCAAAAGATGATGACGATCATTCGGGTAGGTGAAAATGATTTTGACCGTATCGAATTGGATACGTTTCGTTTTGTGCCTTTGGTGGGTGATCAAGCTTGGTAG
- a CDS encoding NAD-dependent epimerase/dehydratase family protein, giving the protein MIEKVLITGASGFVGYHLTRAAKEAGMEVHAAVRKSSDVSEIRSVVDKFVYPDFSDEESISELLEAENYTYVVHAAAMTRAKHEEDLEKVNVGYTKNLASACFSLKTPIKRFVFVSSLAAIGPVSYDANLIDESNSYRPVTAYGRSKRKAELALDDFRDQPLTILRPTAVYGPREKDIFIVFKTMNGGLDAYVGRSPQKLSFIYVADLVQAIIHACRFDQGGKQVYNLSDGQVYGRYELARFFKEFSQKKMIRMHIPFGVVKTIAVIFERLYKKSKAIPVLYPERLNELTAENWGCDISAAQRQLQYQPKYDLKKGLMEALAWYKENKWL; this is encoded by the coding sequence ATGATAGAAAAAGTATTAATCACCGGAGCGAGTGGTTTTGTAGGCTATCATTTGACAAGAGCAGCGAAAGAGGCGGGGATGGAAGTTCATGCCGCGGTGAGGAAGTCAAGTGATGTTTCAGAAATTCGCTCCGTTGTAGATAAATTTGTTTATCCGGATTTCTCTGATGAAGAGTCTATCAGCGAATTACTGGAAGCGGAAAACTATACCTATGTTGTTCATGCTGCGGCAATGACTCGTGCCAAGCACGAAGAAGATCTCGAAAAGGTCAACGTTGGTTATACAAAAAACTTGGCATCTGCTTGTTTTTCTTTAAAAACTCCCATCAAAAGATTTGTTTTCGTTAGTAGTCTTGCGGCAATCGGTCCTGTTAGCTACGATGCTAACCTTATCGATGAGAGCAATTCCTATCGCCCTGTTACGGCCTATGGTCGTAGTAAACGGAAAGCGGAGCTCGCCTTGGATGATTTTAGAGATCAGCCACTAACGATTTTGCGCCCCACTGCAGTATACGGCCCTCGTGAAAAGGATATTTTTATTGTTTTTAAAACAATGAACGGCGGCTTGGATGCCTATGTTGGCCGCTCTCCTCAAAAGCTTAGCTTTATTTATGTTGCTGACCTGGTGCAGGCGATCATTCATGCCTGTCGTTTTGATCAAGGAGGAAAGCAGGTGTATAACCTCAGTGATGGGCAGGTGTATGGCCGTTATGAGTTGGCTAGATTTTTCAAAGAGTTTAGCCAAAAGAAAATGATTCGTATGCATATTCCTTTTGGTGTCGTGAAGACTATCGCGGTTATTTTTGAACGTTTGTATAAAAAATCTAAAGCAATACCTGTGCTATATCCGGAGCGACTGAATGAACTTACAGCTGAAAACTGGGGCTGTGATATCTCGGCGGCTCAACGTCAGCTACAATACCAACCTAAATATGATTTGAAGAAAGGCTTAATGGAGGCATTGGCTTGGTATAAAGAAAATAAATGGCTATAA
- a CDS encoding acyl-CoA thioesterase, whose protein sequence is MTLQERIDLSETHVCTTVFPFLTNHHDTLFGGKAMSIMDEVSFMAATRFCRKTLVTVSTDRIDFNKAIPSGSIIEAIARVQNVGRTSLKVKVEIFLEHMYKEGRELAIEGVFTFVALDENRQPIPVLEGLDIE, encoded by the coding sequence ATGACTTTACAAGAACGTATTGATTTATCAGAAACACATGTTTGCACGACCGTGTTTCCGTTTTTGACAAATCATCACGATACTTTATTCGGCGGCAAGGCGATGTCCATTATGGACGAAGTATCGTTTATGGCTGCGACACGATTTTGCCGCAAAACGTTGGTGACTGTATCGACAGACCGTATCGACTTCAATAAGGCAATTCCTTCCGGAAGTATTATAGAAGCTATCGCAAGGGTTCAAAATGTAGGCCGGACCAGCTTGAAGGTGAAGGTCGAGATATTTTTGGAACATATGTACAAGGAGGGAAGAGAATTGGCCATTGAGGGTGTTTTTACATTTGTTGCCCTCGATGAAAACAGACAGCCAATTCCAGTCCTTGAAGGCTTGGATATTGAATAA
- the spt gene encoding serine palmitoyltransferase produces MSKGKLGEKISQFKIVEELKAKGLYAYFRPIQSKQDTEVKIDGRRVLMFGSNSYLGLTTDTRIIKAAQDALEKYGTGCAGSRFLNGTLDIHVELEEKLSAYVGKEAAILFSTGFQSNLGPLSCLMGRNDYILLDERDHASIIDGSRLSFSKVIKYGHNNMEDLRAKLSRLPEDSAKLICTDGIFSMEGDIVNLPELTSIANEFDAAVMVDDAHSLGVIGHKGAGTASHFGLNDDVDLIMGTFSKSLASLGGFVAGDADVIDFLKHNARSVMFSASMTPASVASTLKALEIIQNEPEHIEKLWKNTDYAKAQLLDHGFDLGATESPILPIFIRSNEKTFWVTKMLQDDGVFVNPVVSPAVPAEESLIRFSLMATHTYDQIDEAIEKMVKVFKQAEVETLI; encoded by the coding sequence ATGAGTAAAGGAAAGTTAGGCGAAAAAATATCGCAATTTAAGATTGTTGAGGAGTTGAAAGCTAAGGGCTTATATGCCTATTTTAGACCTATTCAATCAAAACAAGATACCGAAGTAAAAATCGATGGTAGACGTGTATTGATGTTTGGTTCTAACTCTTATTTAGGGTTAACGACTGATACACGTATTATAAAGGCAGCGCAGGATGCTTTGGAAAAGTATGGTACTGGATGTGCTGGATCTCGTTTCTTAAACGGTACGTTGGATATTCACGTGGAACTGGAAGAAAAATTATCTGCTTATGTAGGTAAAGAAGCCGCTATTCTGTTTAGTACAGGATTCCAATCAAATCTAGGGCCTTTGTCATGTCTAATGGGACGTAATGATTATATTTTGTTGGATGAGCGTGACCACGCATCAATTATTGATGGTAGCCGTTTGTCTTTTTCCAAAGTAATCAAATACGGTCATAACAATATGGAGGACTTACGTGCTAAGTTATCACGCCTACCTGAGGATAGTGCGAAGTTAATTTGTACGGACGGTATCTTTAGTATGGAGGGTGATATTGTTAATTTGCCTGAACTTACATCGATTGCCAATGAGTTTGATGCTGCTGTAATGGTCGACGACGCACACAGTTTAGGTGTTATTGGGCACAAAGGAGCTGGTACAGCTTCTCATTTTGGGCTTAATGATGATGTAGACTTGATTATGGGTACATTTAGTAAATCGTTAGCTTCTTTAGGTGGATTTGTGGCCGGTGATGCAGATGTGATTGATTTCTTAAAACATAATGCACGCTCTGTGATGTTCAGTGCTTCAATGACTCCCGCTTCGGTGGCTTCAACATTGAAAGCTTTGGAAATTATTCAAAACGAGCCAGAGCATATTGAAAAATTATGGAAAAATACAGATTATGCCAAAGCTCAATTGCTGGATCATGGATTTGATTTGGGTGCTACGGAAAGTCCTATTTTACCAATCTTTATTCGTAGCAATGAAAAAACGTTCTGGGTAACTAAAATGCTTCAAGATGATGGCGTATTTGTTAATCCAGTTGTTTCTCCAGCAGTTCCTGCGGAAGAGTCTTTGATTCGTTTTTCATTGATGGCGACACATACTTATGACCAAATCGACGAGGCTATTGAGAAGATGGTTAAAGTATTCAAACAAGCTGAAGTTGAAACATTAATATAA
- a CDS encoding aldehyde dehydrogenase family protein, with protein sequence MSAIKRPSFKERYDNYIGGKFVAPIQGKYFDNISPVDGKVFTQVAHSTKEDLDLAVDTAAKAFETWGQTSATERSIILNKIADRIEANLEYIAAVETIDNGKAVRETLNADIPLAIDHFRYFAGVIRAEEGSISELDSNTVSLIVHEPIGVVAQIIPWNFPILMAVWKLAPALAAGNTVVLKPAESTPTSILVLMEIIGDLIPAGVVNIVNGFGAELGRSLVTNPKVSKAAFTGSTATGRLVMQYATENIIPVTLELGGKSPNIFFSSVMDADDAFLDKAVEGAVLFALNQGEICTCPSRLLIQEDIYEKFIAKVVDRVNQIKVGDPLDPTTMMGAQASKIQKDKIMSYIKLGKEEGAEVLTGGDENNVGAGFEEGYYIKPTLFKGNNSMRIFQEEIFGPVLAVTTFKDEQEAIAIANDTMYGLGAGVWTRDAHQLYQIPRAIQAGRVWVNQYHSYPAGAPFGGYKQSGIGRENHKMMLAHYRQAKNMLISYSKEKLGFF encoded by the coding sequence ATGAGCGCAATCAAAAGGCCATCGTTCAAAGAACGATATGACAACTACATTGGTGGTAAATTTGTCGCACCAATTCAAGGAAAATACTTCGATAATATTTCGCCGGTAGATGGAAAAGTGTTTACTCAAGTTGCCCATTCAACAAAAGAAGATCTGGATCTCGCTGTCGACACCGCCGCTAAAGCTTTTGAAACTTGGGGACAAACCTCGGCTACAGAACGAAGTATCATCCTCAATAAAATTGCTGACCGCATTGAAGCTAATTTAGAATATATCGCCGCCGTTGAAACGATAGACAACGGAAAAGCGGTACGTGAAACATTAAATGCCGATATCCCATTGGCAATCGACCATTTCAGGTATTTTGCTGGTGTAATCCGCGCTGAAGAGGGGTCCATAAGCGAATTGGACAGCAATACAGTGTCACTGATTGTACACGAACCAATCGGAGTTGTTGCACAGATTATTCCATGGAATTTCCCGATTCTAATGGCCGTATGGAAACTAGCTCCGGCCCTTGCCGCAGGGAACACTGTCGTGTTAAAACCTGCTGAAAGTACACCCACATCCATTCTTGTTCTTATGGAAATTATCGGTGATCTGATTCCTGCCGGAGTAGTCAATATCGTCAACGGTTTCGGCGCAGAACTTGGTCGTTCTTTGGTCACAAACCCAAAGGTTTCCAAAGCAGCATTCACTGGTTCCACAGCAACTGGACGTCTGGTCATGCAATATGCGACTGAAAATATCATTCCGGTAACCCTAGAATTGGGTGGAAAATCGCCCAATATTTTCTTTAGTTCGGTTATGGATGCAGACGACGCTTTTTTGGACAAAGCAGTGGAAGGAGCCGTATTATTCGCGCTCAATCAGGGCGAAATTTGCACCTGTCCTTCTCGTTTACTGATCCAGGAGGACATTTATGAAAAATTTATCGCTAAAGTGGTCGATCGGGTTAATCAGATCAAAGTGGGCGATCCATTAGACCCAACAACAATGATGGGTGCTCAGGCATCGAAGATCCAGAAGGACAAAATTATGTCCTATATTAAACTTGGCAAAGAAGAAGGGGCCGAAGTATTGACCGGCGGTGATGAAAACAATGTCGGTGCTGGTTTTGAAGAAGGCTACTACATCAAACCTACCCTATTCAAAGGCAATAATAGCATGCGTATTTTCCAGGAAGAAATCTTCGGCCCGGTGCTTGCAGTCACCACGTTCAAAGATGAACAAGAAGCAATTGCCATCGCCAACGATACCATGTATGGTCTCGGAGCAGGTGTATGGACTCGAGATGCACATCAGCTTTATCAGATCCCACGTGCCATACAAGCAGGACGTGTTTGGGTAAATCAGTACCACTCCTACCCAGCGGGTGCTCCATTTGGCGGATACAAACAATCAGGAATTGGACGGGAAAACCATAAAATGATGCTTGCCCATTACAGACAGGCTAAAAATATGTTGATTTCCTACAGTAAAGAAAAACTTGGTTTCTTTTAA
- the smpB gene encoding SsrA-binding protein SmpB: protein MALSSDINIKNKKASFEYHLLDKYIAGIRLLGTEIKSIREGKANINDSFCSFFEDGLYIRNMHIAEYSMGSFYNHEAKRDRQLLLTKRELKKLKEKGEERGFTIVPLRIFISARGFAKVEIALAQGKKDFDKRENIKERDVKRELDRVMKF, encoded by the coding sequence ATGGCTTTATCTTCAGATATCAATATAAAAAATAAAAAAGCTTCTTTTGAATACCACTTACTGGACAAGTACATTGCAGGAATTCGATTATTGGGTACAGAAATAAAATCCATACGCGAAGGAAAGGCAAATATTAACGATAGTTTCTGTAGTTTTTTTGAGGACGGATTATACATCCGTAACATGCACATTGCCGAATATTCCATGGGATCTTTCTATAACCATGAAGCAAAACGCGACCGTCAACTGCTATTGACAAAAAGAGAATTAAAAAAACTGAAAGAGAAAGGGGAAGAACGTGGTTTTACCATTGTACCCCTACGCATCTTTATCAGTGCCCGGGGGTTTGCCAAAGTTGAAATTGCCTTGGCACAGGGTAAAAAAGATTTTGACAAACGAGAAAACATCAAAGAAAGAGATGTTAAACGTGAGCTTGATCGCGTGATGAAATTTTAG
- a CDS encoding DUF779 domain-containing protein, giving the protein MINRLDITEKARELIHELEAKHGKLMFYQAGGCCEGTQPQCFEEGGYFPRTNDAMIGLAEGYEFWVDRDLFEYWKHAHFTLDVLDGFGPGGFSLETPLGKTFKVHYRLFTAEELNDLSPIKRNE; this is encoded by the coding sequence ATGATAAATAGACTAGACATCACTGAAAAAGCCAGGGAGCTCATTCATGAACTTGAAGCGAAGCATGGTAAATTAATGTTTTATCAGGCCGGAGGCTGCTGCGAGGGTACACAGCCTCAGTGTTTTGAGGAAGGAGGTTATTTTCCTAGGACAAATGACGCCATGATCGGATTAGCCGAAGGATATGAGTTTTGGGTGGATCGTGATCTCTTTGAATATTGGAAACATGCGCATTTCACACTCGATGTGCTGGATGGATTTGGTCCGGGGGGATTCTCATTGGAAACGCCACTGGGTAAAACTTTCAAAGTTCATTATCGTTTATTTACAGCCGAAGAGCTTAACGACCTCAGCCCAATCAAGAGAAACGAATAA
- a CDS encoding CDP-alcohol phosphatidyltransferase family protein translates to MSELKINKKLFQDRKRTNILSEPEQKLISYLVPRIPNWITSDGLTAIGFLGSLMILGSFILAEYVDIRYLLLGIPGFFVQWFGDSLDGRIAFYRNKSRRWYGFALDIVMDWISTVFIGLGYVLYTVGDFKYLGFTLVALYGWAMIISQLRYRITDKYTIDAGILGPTEIRVIISLVMLLEVLMPGSINWCVLVICIALFIINTNDTRLLLKLGDEKDKADKLKKQQEEVI, encoded by the coding sequence ATGAGTGAGTTAAAAATAAATAAAAAACTTTTTCAGGATAGAAAGAGAACAAATATCTTAAGTGAACCCGAACAAAAACTTATTTCGTACCTCGTACCTCGAATTCCAAATTGGATTACCTCGGATGGACTTACGGCAATTGGATTTTTAGGCTCCTTAATGATATTGGGGAGTTTTATCTTGGCTGAATATGTTGATATTCGCTATTTGCTTCTAGGGATCCCTGGTTTCTTTGTGCAGTGGTTTGGTGATTCATTAGATGGTCGTATCGCATTCTACCGCAATAAATCCCGTCGCTGGTACGGTTTCGCGCTGGATATTGTAATGGATTGGATTAGTACGGTTTTTATAGGATTGGGGTATGTGCTGTATACCGTGGGTGATTTTAAGTATCTGGGATTTACATTGGTTGCATTATATGGCTGGGCAATGATCATATCTCAGCTCAGGTATAGAATTACCGATAAGTATACGATAGACGCCGGAATTTTGGGACCTACTGAAATTCGGGTGATTATTTCATTGGTTATGCTATTGGAAGTTTTAATGCCTGGATCGATTAACTGGTGTGTACTGGTAATTTGTATCGCTCTCTTTATAATTAATACAAATGATACACGCCTACTTCTTAAATTAGGCGATGAAAAAGATAAAGCGGATAAACTGAAAAAACAGCAGGAGGAGGTTATTTAA
- a CDS encoding MutS-related protein, with protein MTPTAIRYDQKHRETASTVVKLNKQVNTLSLLRLFVILGGGALLFYTFQLESLPLVFFCFFGLLFLFAYLVRKQSQLELQKNYFEAYLKVLANEQALAEGKLNMYDHGEHFENGAHPYSSDMDIFGTYSLFAQINRATTKQGIDLLASWLDAPLQSNQIQRNQEASQELENESEWIWDFQAKLLANLNHKLDIKAFLTNYFQDRNFQFGNAFMRFYIKAGPVLFLVALAGSFFVPKLAGVATLIGLFHILWALAKAGSVSMFSSRIDKIGGVLGSYADAIQSIEDHAWKSIAMQEIAGELKQNQGTASISFAFKKLAGLINNLDARNNVFVGLFLNLFLLWDFRQVLAIVDWKNKYENEILNSFDTLAKVEAVTSLAIWKRNYSSYSYPVILDNPLENKIDAQGLYHPLIPSNQVVANDYSSIDHRVALVTGSNMAGKSTFLRTVGINAILAYAGAAVAAASFRLPIYKLISYMRIKDNLNESTSTFKAELNRMKFILDTVSAHSDSFFLIDEMLRGTNSIDKYLGSRAIIKKLVRLDGKGMVATHDLQLSSLQEEFPGDIKNYHFDIRVDAGQMLFDYKLKIGECKIFNASLLLKGIGVDIDENME; from the coding sequence ATGACTCCAACTGCAATACGATATGACCAGAAGCATCGCGAAACTGCTTCAACTGTGGTCAAATTAAATAAACAAGTCAACACGCTCAGCTTGTTGCGGCTATTTGTGATACTCGGTGGCGGAGCATTGTTATTTTATACCTTTCAACTGGAAAGCCTTCCGCTGGTTTTTTTCTGCTTTTTTGGACTACTGTTCCTATTTGCCTATCTCGTGCGGAAGCAGAGCCAGTTAGAGCTTCAGAAGAACTATTTTGAAGCTTATTTGAAAGTTTTGGCAAATGAACAGGCCCTGGCAGAAGGGAAACTAAACATGTATGACCATGGTGAGCATTTTGAAAACGGAGCTCATCCTTATAGCTCCGATATGGATATCTTTGGCACATACTCCTTATTCGCGCAGATAAATCGGGCAACGACCAAACAGGGGATTGATCTTTTGGCTTCTTGGCTTGATGCGCCTCTCCAAAGCAATCAAATTCAACGCAATCAAGAAGCATCCCAGGAACTCGAAAATGAATCCGAATGGATATGGGATTTTCAGGCAAAGCTCTTGGCCAATCTGAACCATAAATTGGATATCAAGGCATTTTTGACAAATTACTTTCAAGACCGAAATTTTCAATTCGGAAATGCTTTTATGCGATTTTATATCAAAGCAGGCCCTGTTTTATTTTTGGTCGCTTTAGCCGGCAGCTTTTTCGTGCCAAAATTGGCTGGAGTGGCAACCTTGATAGGACTATTTCATATTCTTTGGGCATTGGCCAAAGCAGGAAGTGTGAGTATGTTCTCCTCGCGAATAGACAAAATTGGTGGCGTGCTGGGATCATATGCAGATGCGATTCAATCGATCGAAGACCACGCATGGAAGTCTATTGCTATGCAGGAGATCGCCGGAGAGCTAAAACAAAACCAGGGAACAGCATCGATTTCCTTTGCCTTTAAAAAACTCGCTGGTCTTATTAACAATTTGGACGCACGGAATAATGTCTTTGTTGGGCTATTTCTAAACTTATTTCTGCTTTGGGACTTTAGACAAGTATTGGCTATTGTTGATTGGAAGAATAAATACGAAAACGAGATTCTGAATTCATTCGATACCTTAGCTAAGGTGGAGGCTGTCACAAGCCTTGCCATTTGGAAGAGAAACTATTCGTCCTATAGTTATCCAGTAATTTTGGATAATCCGCTGGAAAATAAGATTGACGCGCAAGGGTTATATCATCCACTGATTCCAAGCAATCAGGTCGTCGCCAATGATTACAGTAGTATAGATCATCGTGTTGCTTTGGTAACAGGTTCAAACATGGCTGGAAAGAGTACATTTCTGCGGACAGTGGGTATTAATGCAATTTTGGCTTATGCCGGAGCTGCGGTTGCAGCGGCATCTTTTCGGCTTCCGATTTACAAACTAATATCTTATATGCGCATCAAGGATAACCTGAATGAAAGTACGTCGACATTTAAAGCTGAACTGAATCGGATGAAATTTATATTGGATACAGTTTCAGCACATAGCGATAGCTTTTTTCTAATCGATGAGATGCTTCGTGGGACAAATTCGATCGACAAATATCTTGGCTCCCGTGCAATCATAAAGAAACTGGTTCGATTGGACGGTAAGGGTATGGTGGCTACACACGACTTACAACTGTCCAGTTTACAAGAGGAATTCCCGGGAGATATCAAAAATTATCATTTTGACATTCGTGTTGATGCGGGGCAGATGCTGTTTGATTATAAGCTGAAGATAGGAGAATGTAAAATATTCAATGCGTCGCTCTTATTGAAAGGTATAGGGGTGGATATCGACGAAAATATGGAATAA